Proteins from a single region of Cydia splendana chromosome 9, ilCydSple1.2, whole genome shotgun sequence:
- the LOC134793677 gene encoding histidine-rich glycoprotein-like isoform X1 has protein sequence MYSNIFLVAATLAVALARPQEGHGHNEHGHAYSSQSIVLHQSHGQEHGHGHGHEQLGHVQLGHVQLGHVQHEPVHLVSYHEPIHTESHNTHYHAVSSQNIQRHDVPGKAPEGHHDYYAHPKYEFEYKVEDPHTGDRKSQHESRDGDVVKGYYSLHEADGTVRIVHYTADHKTGFNAHVQREGHAKHAVPTHHH, from the exons ATGTACTCAAAT ATATTCTTGGTTGCCGCTACCCTGGCTGTAGCTCTTGCTAGGCCTCAAGAAGGGCACGGGCACAATGAACATGGACACGCGTACTCGTCTCAGAGCATCGTTCTACACCAGAGCCACGGTCAGGAGCATGGACATGGGCATGGGCATGAGCAGCTTGGTCATGTTCAGCTTGGCCATGTGCAACTTGGTCATGTCCAGCACGAGCCCGTGCATCTAGTGTCATACCACGAGCCCATTCACACTGAGTCACATAACACTCACTACCACGCCGTCTCATCACAAAACATCCAGCGCCACGACGTGCCCGGCAAGGCGCCCGAAGGCCACCACGACTACTACGCACACCCTAAATACGAGTTCGAGTACAAGGTGGAGGACCCGCACACCGGTGACCGCAAGTCCCAGCACGAGTCCCGCGATGGCGACGTCGTGAAGGGCTACTACAGCCTACATGAGGCCGATGGCACTGTCAGGATCGTGCATTACACTGCTGACCACAAGACTGG ATTCAATGCTCATGTCCAGCGAGAAGGCCACGCTAAGCATGCAGTTCCCACTCATCACCATTAA
- the LOC134793697 gene encoding cuticle protein 18.6-like — translation ILQVLCLAALVGLVIAQHGHEHAHSSQHISKHDGHAEEVIIKDHHGHEKHVDYYTHPKYEFKYEVEDKHTGDHKTQHEHRDGDVVKGFYSLHEPDGSVRDVHYESDKKTGFHAEVKHSTHHIVPKHHHH, via the exons ATATTACAGGTTTTGTGTCTCGCTGCTTTGGTGGGGTTGGTGATCGCGCAGCACGGGCATGAGCACGCGCACTCCTCGCAGCACATCTCCAAGCACGACGGACACGCGGAGGAAGTCATCATCAAGGACCACCACGGACACGAGAAACACGTCGACTACTAC ACGCATCCCAAGTACGAGTTCAAGTACGAGGTGGAGGACAAGCACACGGGCGACCACAAGACGCAGCACGAGCACCGCGACGGCGACGTCGTCAAGGGCTTCTACAGCCTGCACGAGCCCGACGGCTCCGTCAGGGACGTGCACTACGAGAGCGACAAAAAGACTGG TTTCCACGCGGAAGTAAAACACAGCACCCACCACATAGTTCCTAAACATCATCACCATTAa
- the LOC134793692 gene encoding cuticle protein 19-like, with translation MFLKVVSLLALATVVVAQHGYGHAHSSQHISKHDGHPHVVTIHDHHGHEKHVDYYTHPKYEFEYKVDDHHTGDHKTQHEHRDGDVVKGFYSLHEPDGSIRHVHYHGDKHTGFHADVKHSTHHIVPEHHHHH, from the exons ATGTTCCTTAAG GTCGTGAGTCTTCTGGCTTTAGCCACGGTGGTGGTCGCTCAACACGGTTACGGGCACGCTCACTCCTCGCAGCACATCTCCAAGCACGACGGACACCCGCACGTGGTCACTATCCACGACCACCATGGACATGAGAAGCACGTCGACTATTAC ACTCATCCCAAATACGAGTTCGAGTACAAAGTAGACGACCATCACACGGGCGACCACAAGACCCAGCACGAGCACCGCGACGGCGACGTCGTCAAGGGCTTCTACAGCCTGCACGAGCCTGATGGTTCCATCAGACACGTCCACTACCACGGCGACAAGCACACCGg ATTCCATGCTGACGTCAAACACAGCACCCATCACATCGTCCCCGAGCATCACCACCATCACTAA
- the LOC134793696 gene encoding adult-specific cuticular protein ACP-22-like, with protein MMLKVVCLLAIVALAVAQHGHGHGYSSQYISKHDGHPQIVTIKDHHGHEKHVDYYTHPKYEFKYKVDDDHTGDHKAQHEHRDGDDTKSTYHVDVKHIVPEHHHH; from the exons ATGATGcttaaa GTTGTATGTCTTCTTGCCATAGTCGCTTTGGCGGTCGCTCAGCATGGACATGGCCACGGGTATTCCTCCCAGTACATATCTAAACACGATGGTCACCCGCAGATAGTCACCATCAAAGACCACCACGGACACGAGAAACACGTCGATTACTAC acTCATCCCAAATACGAGTTCAAGTACAAAGTGGACGACGATCACACGGGCGACCACAAGGCGCAACACGAGCACCGCGACGGCGACGACACCAAGTCCACCTACCACGTCGATGTCAAGCACATTGTACCTGAGCACCATCATCACTAA
- the LOC134793703 gene encoding histidine-rich glycoprotein-like, whose amino-acid sequence MQYKRIGFLVNNISFHLNSVVSGFQKLFTKMHTKVLCVFALIAAAAAQHGHHAHSSQHISKHDEHPQEVTIKDHHGHEKHVDYYTHPKYKFEYKVNDEHTGDHKTQNEHREGDSVHGFYSLHEPDGSDRHVHYHSDHHTGFHADVKHSTHHIVLCVFALIAAAAAQHGHHAHSSQHISKHDEHPQEVTIKDHHGHEKHVDYYTHPKYKFEYKVNDEHTGDHKTQNEHREGDSVHGFYSLHEPDGSDRHVHYHSDHHTGFHADVKHSTHHIVPHHHHHH is encoded by the exons ATGCAATATAAAAGAATTGGATTTCTGGTAAACAATATCAGTTTCCATTTGAACTCAGTCGTATCAGGGTttcaaaaattatttacaaaaatgcaTACCAAG GTCCTCTGCGTTTTTGCCCTTATCGCAGCGGCGGCTGCTCAGCATGGGCACCACGCGCACTCCTCGCAGCACATCTCCAAGCACGATGAACATCCTCAAGAGGTCACCATCAAGGACCACCACGGACACGAGAAGCACGTCGACTATTAC ACTCACCCCAAATACAAGTTCGAGTATAAAGTGAATGACGAGCACACGGGCGACCACAAGACCCAGAACGAGCACCGCGAAGGAGACTCTGTGCATGGTTTCTACAGCCTGCACGAGCCCGACGGCTCTGACCGACATGTGCATTACCACAGTGACCACCACACCGG TTTCCACGCTGACGTCAAACACAGTACCCACCACATC GTCCTCTGCGTTTTTGCCCTTATCGCAGCGGCGGCTGCTCAGCATGGGCATCACGCACACTCCTCGCAACACATCTCCAAGCACGATGAACATCCTCAAGAGGTCACCATCAAGGACCACCACGGACACGAGAAGCACGTTGACTATTAC ACTCACCCCAAATACAAGTTCGAGTACAAAGTGAACGACGAGCACACGGGCGACCACAAGACGCAGAACGAGCATCGTGAGGGAGACTCTGTGCATGGTTTCTACAGCCTGCACGAGCCCGACGGCTCTGACAGACATGTCCACTACCACAGCGACCACCACACCGG TTTCCACGCCGATGTCAAGCACAGCACCCACCACATCGTTCCTCATCACCACCATCATCATTAA